CAAACCAATGGCAAGTTTTGGTTCTGCAACAAAAGTAATCTCTTTTTTGGCAATAATATTATTATCTCTCACAAACTCCTCCATTTCTGAATCAACATACCCAACTCCAACACCATGGCCTCCTCAATTCCACTCAATTATGATATATAACACCAGTGGTACACTTCAAATAAACAGTCTCTGGTATGATTATCCCAAAGGAAGAAACTTCAATATTATTCAAAGACAATTGGGTGACCATGTTTATGACTTAGAATGGAACAATGGTACTTCATTTATTTACACTCTTGATGCCAACAAGAAATGCCAAACCTTGAAGTTTGATGTGGGTATTCTTACACCTGATTTTCTTCATGGTGCACATTATTTGGGACAACGAACAATGGATGGGTTTCTTTGTAATGTCTGGgagaaagttgatttcatttggtATTATGAAGATGTTGTCACTAAGAGACCTGTTCATTGGACTTTCTACAATGGTAATTCTAACTCATTTTTTAAACAAATATGTAGCAGGCAAATAGCCGTCTCCTCTATCAGTTTAAGTTTCTAGTTGCACAAGTGAAGTTTTATTTTCAAACATTTCGCAACTGTGAGCCTGTTAGTACTCTTTGCACCTTTCTCCTGATAAAATTGTGGTATCCTAGGTTAGTTTTGCTTATCTCCCAAGTGATGATGtatcagttgttttcgtgacatTTTATCTGACAATTAATTCAGGAATGGAAGGTCATTTGATGACATTTGAGGTTGGAGCTGTGCTGGAAGATGCAAAATGGCAAGCACCTGTATACTGTTTCGAGTCCGGTGAGCAAGCAGATGATAGCTCACAGCTTAACTCTATAGTTGATAATAGTGGTCCAGCAGAGGatctttttaaaagaaaaatgttGATTCAGAGGTTGAAGGAAGTCTGAGAGGTAGAGTGAAGCTTCAAACAAGAGGGCATAGTTCCTCCCTTTCTCCTTAAATCGTTCTCATGGAACTTGATTTTAAGTTCCTTGCACTCGGCTGAAAAATCATACCAAATACTATTTGCCTTCTAGCTACTTTGTTTACATTGGTGTATGCCACTTAAAGCAGAGAATTAAAATGTTAGTGTTCCTTGAATAAGTCGGATGACTCGAGAAAGGTAATTTCTTTGACAGGCTTAAGATGACATTCTCTATATCAGTATTCACCCTTGATAGCTGGTGCATTTTCTGCTACTATGTCATTGTTGATTGTTTACTCTGCCAATTGGATTGTTTATTCTTAAATGCACTTGCGGCAGCTCAACTTATCCTAGAAAAGCTGGACGACTCAACACTGAGTCTGACACAGTTCTTTATAGCTTTTCCAGGATTACGCTGAGCCGCTACAAGTGCCTTTAGACCCTTTTGATCTTGAGAAGGACTTTCGCCGAAGAGATAATGGTTACATTCTTATATGTTGTACATAGTTGTAAACCAGTGCAACCGAAATACTCCGGTGATGTATCTGTTGTCTCTGGATCACTGATAGGCAAAGATAACATTACCAAACATAACAACTTTGAGAAATGCTAACAGTAACAGAGGCCATCAGTTCCAATAAAGCTTCCACTGTCAACTGTCATTTAGAGATGTGATGATTTGAGACTACATATTAATAGAGGAAAGCAGTACATTATGTTTCAGAAAAGGAATAATTAAGTTCCCTGATCAGAGCTACAACTAATTCtcagaaaaatgaaaatcaaGTACTTGTTCAATCCCACCATTTTACTTCTCAAAACACCCTCCATGGAGCTCTCAACAATCCCATCCGAGCCATTATCCTCTTTTTCTGTCCCGTCGAAACAATATGTAGGGGCTTGCCAGTGTTCATCCTCTAAAACTGCTCCCACTTCAAATGTCATCACATGGGTTGTCCTTCCTGCATgcactaacgttggacaaatattagaccaaaataataatgaaaattaCCTGTGTAGAAAACCCAGTGAACAGGTCTTTTAGTGACAACATCTTCATAATACGTGATGAAATCAGTTTTCTCCCAGATATTACAAAGAAACCCATCAAATTTTCGTTGCCTCAAATAATTAGCACCGTCGAGCCAATTTGGTGTAAGAATACCAACTTCCAACTGGGCACTTGAACATTTTTTATCACTTGTCCAGAAAAATGAAGTCCCATTATTCCATTCACAATCATATATAATCTCACCAAGTTGCTTTTGTCTGATTTGGACGTTTCTTCCATTAGGCCAATCATACCAGAGATTTATGATTTGATTTGATCCACTGAAATTCATAACTAGGACATGGTGTTGGTGTTGGGTCATTGGATTGGATGGTTCTGGATGAGGAGACAGAGACAGAGACAAAGAGCAAGGAGAAGAGCATGAAGGAGTAAAGTGAATAACTGGTGGAAGAAGAGACCATTTTCGATTTTCTGAAAGTGAATTTTGATTTCCAGATAATTAGtgtggaagaagatgaagggTAGTTGAAGAGATTGATGGTGatgggttcttcttcttcttcttccccacagTTGCAGTCGAAGATAAAAGTTTGCCTAATAATGTCTTGGCATGACAGATTGCCCATGGGCATAGATGGACCACTTCTTTCTGAAATATCCGCTTTACAAAGAAAAACTACAGTGTCTACCGTACAGACTAGTGTAGAAACTAGAAAGGTTGTCACTTTCCATTTGGATAAAATCTCCACCATCCCACCAGattttattttcctcatctcaaCAACCATTAAAGCATTCCTTATCTTTCTACTCTAGACCAACGATAATGGCTGCTTCTTTTGGTTCTGCAACAAATCTCACCTCCATATCAATCTTCTTCTTGGCAATACTTATATTATTTCTCACAAATTTCTCCTTTTCTCAATCAACATACCCAACTCCAACACCATGGCCTCCTCAATTCCACTCCATTATGATATATAACACCAGTGGTACAAATCAAATTTTTGATCTCTGGTATGATTATCCCAATGGAAGAAACttcaacatcattcaaaatcaATTGGGTGAGCTGCTGTATGACTTAGAATGGAACAATGGCACTAAATTTGTTTACACTCTTGATGCCAACAAGAAATGCAAAACCGTGAAGGTAGGTTTTGGTATTCTTACACCTGATTGGCTTCATGGTGCAAATTATTTGGGACAACGAAGAATGGATGGGTTTCTCTGTAATGTCTGGGAGAAGGTTGATTTCATTTGGTATTATGAAGATGTTGTCACTAAGAGACCTGTTCATTGGGCTTTCTACACTGGTAATTCTAACTCATTTGCTAAGTCTATTATTTAACAGTTCTTTTTCTTGGTGTCAAAAGGAggaagttgattctcctttatcAGTTTAAGTTTTCAGTTGTACAGATGAACTTTTATTTTTCGAACATTTTCGCAACCGCGAGCCTGTTATTACTCTTTGCAACTTTTTCCTGATTGTGGAAACCCTGAGTTAAGTTTGCTTACCTCTTGAAAGTTTATATGACAATTTATTCAGGAATGGAAGGTCATTTGATGACATTTGAGGTTGGAGCTGTGCTGGAAGATGCAAAATGGCAAGCGCCTGTTTACTGTTTCGAGTCCGGTGAGCAAGCAGATGATAGCTCACAACTTAACTCTGTAGTCGATAATAGTGGTTCGTCAATGGAtcttgttaaaagaaaaatgttGATTCAGGAATTTTGAGAGTTAATTGAAGCTTCAAACAAGAGGGACTGAACTGAATGGTTTTCATGCCAAAATATTGTGTATTTACTTTCTAGCTACTTATGgttaaaatttcttcaaattttAACCATAGTTTGAAGAGAATTACCTACTTGTGCCAGAAGATCAAATTTCTTCTCAAACCCTGCCCGGCTATGTATTGTTTTGAAATGCTTGCAAGATTATTAACCATGTTTGCTCTTTCTGCTACTGCCATTGTTGATTGTTTGCTTTGTTACTAGCTAGATTGGGGTGTTTATCCGGAATTACTCCCtctgtcccactattaagtgatctatttacttttagattttgtcccataataagtgacctatatcactaaacaaggtataagaaatataagaaatatgcataatttgataggcatgtttatattcgttacattgGTGttataaaatgtttttcaatggtacgaagtttgcgaacatccgtggtgtagtttgagagataaatcatttcaaaatttcactagttattatccataagggtataactgtaagaaatgcttaaaag
This genomic stretch from Papaver somniferum cultivar HN1 chromosome 5, ASM357369v1, whole genome shotgun sequence harbors:
- the LOC113282922 gene encoding uncharacterized protein At4g14100-like, whose translation is MAASFGSATNLTSISIFFLAILILFLTNFSFSQSTYPTPTPWPPQFHSIMIYNTSGTNQIFDLWYDYPNGRNFNIIQNQLGELLYDLEWNNGTKFVYTLDANKKCKTVKVGFGILTPDWLHGANYLGQRRMDGFLCNVWEKVDFIWYYEDVVTKRPVHWAFYTGMEGHLMTFEVGAVLEDAKWQAPVYCFESGEQADDSSQLNSVVDNSGSSMDLVKRKMLIQEF
- the LOC113282921 gene encoding uncharacterized protein At4g14100-like is translated as MASFGSATKVISFLAIILLSLTNSSISESTYPTPTPWPPQFHSIMIYNTSGTLQINSLWYDYPKGRNFNIIQRQLGDHVYDLEWNNGTSFIYTLDANKKCQTLKFDVGILTPDFLHGAHYLGQRTMDGFLCNVWEKVDFIWYYEDVVTKRPVHWTFYNGMEGHLMTFEVGAVLEDAKWQAPVYCFESGEQADDSSQLNSIVDNSGPAEDLFKRKMLIQRLKEV